The sequence AACCGAAGCCTCTTTGATGTACTTGAAGTTTACCACTTACTAAACCTTCAGTATTTTCATCTACTTGATCTCCCATTTTTTCAATGACACCAACTCTGCCACTCTTATCACTAACAACAAGACCTTCTCTTTCCATTGATCTTATTACTTTTTTAAATGCATTATATTCATTTTTATTGATATCAAAAATTTGTGCTAATTCATATATCTCCATTGGGTTATATGCTGGTTCTCTCATGAACTGTAATAATGTTTGTTTTATTCCCATCGTTGTTAACCTCCTTTAAAGGATCTATTTACTTATTATTTTGTGCCTAACATCAAAATTTAATTCCTACCACACCTCTATAAAACTTAATCAAATCAATTTTGTTAGACATATAAAGATAAATAACAAGTTCAATATTATAATGTAATTTGAACTTAATTATTATTGAATATATCTTACCCTAATTATATCATATGATTATCCACTATTGGTTAACTTATGTAAAGGTATATTTTCATTCCCGTAAATTTTTTTACTTTTATACTCTATTTAACAAAATAGTAATGTATATCTTCAACTAGTATTAGATTTATTATATGTATATCTTTATTTGTTACCAAATATATTACATATATATCTTTATTGATTAGCAAGTGTATTACATATCATGCTTGTTTCATATTCCGTGTATTTCTAAATAAAACCACAGGATTTTTTCGATATTTTTTTATGGCTTAACTTAATATATCTCTATTAGTAATCTTGTCCATGTTTTTGATCTATATACCTTATTTATTAATTAATAAAAGCGTATGTAACTGTTCCACCTAAATGTTGGTAGAATTTTAAGTTATTTTGTCGATTTTTTAGTCGAATTTTGAGAACTTGTCCACCAACATTTTAATGGAACAGTTCTATATAGGTTCTACACTTTATTTACCGTCACCTATTATTCAGTATTTTAAATTCTAATTTCTGAATTCTTAATCCTTAATTCTGCCTTCTTAATTCATACTAAAAGCCTATCTCTATTAGAAATATAAAAATAAAAACTCCAGGCCTTAACCTAGAGTTTTGAAGTTGAAGCATACGCTTCTTATATTATATTTAATATTACTGTATTGATAGCAAATAATGCTGCTGAAATCGCTGTTACTCTAACTAGCAATACTTCTTTTGTTCTACCTTTATTCTTTGAGTAGAAAGTTTCACTCTTACCTTGAATAAGTCCACTTAAAGCATCTGCTTTTGATGGTTGAAGTAGTATTGATACTGCAATTATTATTCCTAATATAGCTTCTACTGCTAATAATGCTATTTTCAAATGAGGCACCTCCCATAAGATGTACTTTATTTCTACATTTTAAATGCTATTCATATGATAGCACATTATAAAGTTGTTTACAATAACAACTAATACTATATTTTTAAGGTAATTAATTATTACATATAATTTGTAATTATTCATAAATTATGTATACACTTAAACTAGCTTCAAACAAAAACAAGGTAACTGAATTCACAGCCACCTCGTTTTTGTTTTATTTATATTACAATCACAATCACATCAATATTAATATCTACATTTATATTTCCACTTGCATTTACATTCGTTATAGTACACTAGTTAAACTAGCTACTTGCAAGCTTATATTATTTTTTTACATTAAAGAAAGCTTTTTCTCCTCTATATTCAGCAACTTCTGCTAAATCTTCTTCAATTCTTATTAATTGATTGTATTTAGCAACTCTTTCTGATCTAGCTGGTGCTCCAGTTTTGATTTGACCTGCATTAACTGCAACAACTAAGTCAGCTATAGTAGTATCTTCTG comes from Clostridium sp. TW13 and encodes:
- the secG gene encoding preprotein translocase subunit SecG; the protein is MKIALLAVEAILGIIIAVSILLQPSKADALSGLIQGKSETFYSKNKGRTKEVLLVRVTAISAALFAINTVILNII